A single region of the Candidatus Hydrogenedentota bacterium genome encodes:
- a CDS encoding ADP-ribosylglycohydrolase family protein, whose protein sequence is MRSVISFFTAVLLLSVSAVAQGGMVSISKEKFLDKCKGAWAGQMIGVCYGAPYEFVSNAKPITDPMKEWKPDRIEGSIGQDDLYVEMTFLKALEDYGLGISYEQAGKAFGESKYDLWHANYFGRENIRRGIMPPMSGHPLYNRHADDIDFQIEADLFGILCPGLPHESNQLCDIFGRIMNYGDGLYGGMFVAGMYTAAYFEDNDVNKVIQAGLACIPKDSEFHRCISDVVAWHKENPGDWLATWKKIEEKWQDDVDCSPGNVFNIDAKLNAAYIVMGLVYGEGDMTKTVEVSTRCGQDADCNPSNAAGVLGCMKGFAALGDHFTGGIPAMGDTKFAFTDYSFNSLIPVSQRITENIIQSVGGQITDKTYEIPLQQPSEPIVVEQWVHQKEMLSQAISQTELSLWNPAWRVVACGTDMEPGIHGREYGRTNVLVLHPVDEKTPAVMTASYKVASSGSPKLVVDAASDKRGNFALRILVNGQPMIEEPIDTKGEWKTVTVDLMPYTGKTIDVRVEVCATGWSFEAAYIAKAAFES, encoded by the coding sequence ATGCGTTCCGTCATTTCCTTTTTCACCGCCGTGCTTCTGTTGTCCGTTTCCGCCGTTGCGCAAGGGGGCATGGTTTCCATCTCCAAAGAGAAGTTTCTGGACAAGTGCAAGGGTGCATGGGCGGGCCAGATGATAGGCGTATGCTATGGCGCGCCGTACGAATTCGTGTCCAACGCCAAGCCCATTACCGACCCCATGAAGGAATGGAAGCCTGACCGCATCGAAGGCTCGATCGGGCAAGATGATCTGTATGTCGAGATGACGTTTCTCAAAGCACTCGAGGACTATGGTCTTGGGATTTCCTACGAGCAGGCGGGGAAAGCGTTTGGCGAATCCAAGTACGATTTGTGGCACGCGAACTACTTTGGACGCGAGAACATCCGCAGAGGCATCATGCCACCAATGTCGGGACATCCTTTGTACAATCGGCACGCGGACGATATCGATTTTCAGATTGAGGCTGACCTGTTTGGCATTCTTTGCCCGGGGTTGCCGCACGAGTCCAACCAGTTATGCGACATCTTCGGCCGGATCATGAACTACGGTGATGGGTTGTACGGAGGCATGTTCGTGGCGGGCATGTATACGGCAGCATATTTCGAAGACAACGACGTCAACAAAGTGATCCAGGCAGGATTGGCGTGCATTCCAAAAGACTCCGAATTTCACCGGTGCATCTCTGACGTTGTTGCCTGGCACAAAGAGAACCCCGGCGACTGGTTGGCCACATGGAAGAAGATTGAGGAGAAGTGGCAGGACGACGTGGATTGCAGTCCCGGAAATGTGTTCAACATCGATGCGAAATTGAACGCGGCCTACATCGTCATGGGATTGGTCTACGGAGAAGGCGACATGACGAAGACCGTCGAAGTCTCGACGCGTTGCGGTCAAGATGCCGACTGCAACCCATCCAATGCAGCGGGGGTACTGGGTTGCATGAAGGGATTCGCCGCGCTCGGCGATCACTTCACGGGTGGCATCCCTGCGATGGGCGACACGAAGTTTGCTTTTACGGACTACTCTTTTAATTCGCTCATCCCCGTGTCGCAGCGCATCACGGAGAACATAATCCAGAGCGTGGGCGGTCAGATTACGGACAAGACTTATGAAATACCGCTGCAACAACCGTCTGAGCCAATCGTTGTGGAACAGTGGGTTCACCAGAAGGAGATGCTGTCGCAGGCTATATCTCAGACGGAGTTGAGTCTGTGGAATCCGGCGTGGCGTGTCGTAGCCTGCGGGACTGACATGGAGCCGGGTATACACGGCAGAGAATACGGCCGCACCAACGTACTTGTTCTGCATCCCGTTGACGAGAAGACACCGGCGGTGATGACAGCCAGCTACAAGGTTGCGTCAAGTGGCAGTCCGAAGCTTGTGGTGGACGCAGCCTCCGACAAACGCGGCAACTTCGCGCTGCGCATCCTCGTCAACGGCCAGCCGATGATCGAAGAGCCGATCGACACCAAGGGTGAATGGAAGACGGTCACCGTGGATTTGATGCCCTACACGGGCAAGACGATTGACGTGCGCGTGGAAGTGTGCGCGACGGGATGGTCGTTTGAGGCCGCATACATCGCGAAAGCGGCCTTTGAATCCTAG
- a CDS encoding amino acid adenylation domain-containing protein codes for MHGRIDALAAEKYWETWLPRHKDTVYAPTFRGILGEGSLDIYERSNLTRAQLVFYLGQKLQPTIPLYNNAMVLYIPQALDPALFARAFQKAVDNTDALRTIIEVVDGAPQQRVLDSMVFDLECVDLTGASDYRIATQEWCTERCQVVHDMGKRLFDSVLLKLGDELYGWYLNQHHIISDAFSFVILTGYMSHLYEAAMAGTLDSVPCLPPFKDYLEYERSHRGDASDASERAYWREQLARKVEPINLYGKTIVRQLGTVSKVRHNLGIERTLRIKALAEQDPVAAKTQHAAVFNVFAAALVAYLHRLSGSRRISIGMPFHNRRSGAQKMTPGIFIGVLPLTVDIDDDDTLQSLVAKVGEQAAASLKNSRYYFHNLMHMHAQDVLLNFLAFNMPEFAGTASEVRWIQSGYGTEPLTLSVFENPVNESFGIGFDFNRAYFDDALQTLAIRHIDNVLDAMIANPELAVSQVSLVGEDELRRLVVEFNDTAVGLPLDRTVVGLFEETAAKHPDAIALLYGEERTTYAELNERANRLAHYLRTLGVTSETVVGLCVERSTEMIVGILGIMKAGGAYVPMDPSYPHERLKFFLDDTKTPVLVTQSGILSALPKSGARVVCIDSDWAAIAQCDGRNPEPGASSTNLAYVIYTSGSTGLPKGVMIEHRGLTNMALNARDLAKLSVGDRVLQFASMSFDASAMEIFPTLCAGSTLCLASKETVTSSRELRGLLQQHNVNVVLLTPSYLKTLSPEDLPDLKTVIVGGEACPPALAAQWAASRRFINAYGPTETSVYVTAAQYDGDGTEAPAIGKPIANMQVFVLDDRMRPAPFGVAGELYIGGVGLARGYLNRPELTEDRFVPNPFAQIPGERLYRTGDIVRYRMDGNLEFIGRTDHQVKIRGYRIELGEIESVLQDHPDVAETVVMAREDVPQDRQLVAYIVPRERNKSFNGELKSQLKKLLPEYMIPSAFVVLDELPMTPNGKVDLKALPQPEREDRNMRGPVVLPRDAVELELVHIWEQVFDVRPIGVTDNFFDLGGHSLSAVYLMDQILQKFDRLVPPTALFESPTIEQMAAVLRNQATDEPVPVIVPIQPRGSKPPFFCVHPAPGTVFCYMALAKHMGEDRPFYGIQAPSVNGARVVFDSIEETARHYVSAVRAVQPEGPYYLGGHSSGGVVALELARLLKAEGCEVGAVVLLDSIAPLPAQKAAQVYSACQATADDAFWLACVLMLVEFFFQTRFDISYSTLKRLPVDEQYEAVLDSLKKVGFVPPNSGPGAIHGLVENVKMTSNAAVKYAPPVFDGKVVFVHTRELFTSIPRGAKQHTIVMFWRALRQNWRAVLGGLPYVWADSFSLARRSGLLRRLFGDPTLGWKRYSTQPVDVASAPGNHITMLIDPNAKELAIQVRAALDALSPAQPRRAVREREANIHA; via the coding sequence ATGCACGGGCGTATCGACGCGCTCGCGGCGGAAAAATACTGGGAAACTTGGTTGCCGCGTCACAAAGACACGGTATATGCGCCTACATTTAGGGGGATTCTGGGAGAAGGTAGCTTGGATATTTACGAGCGCTCGAATCTGACCCGTGCGCAGCTCGTCTTCTACCTGGGACAGAAGCTGCAACCCACTATTCCCCTCTACAACAACGCGATGGTCCTTTACATCCCGCAGGCCCTCGACCCAGCCCTGTTTGCGCGAGCCTTTCAGAAGGCGGTCGACAATACCGATGCCCTAAGAACCATCATCGAAGTCGTAGACGGCGCCCCACAGCAACGCGTGCTCGATAGCATGGTCTTCGATCTGGAGTGCGTCGACCTTACCGGCGCTTCCGACTATCGGATTGCCACTCAGGAGTGGTGTACGGAGCGCTGCCAAGTCGTTCACGACATGGGCAAGCGCTTGTTCGACTCTGTTCTCCTAAAACTGGGCGATGAACTCTACGGCTGGTACTTGAATCAGCACCACATCATCAGCGATGCGTTTTCCTTTGTCATCCTGACGGGATACATGTCTCATCTGTACGAAGCGGCGATGGCTGGGACCCTCGACAGCGTGCCGTGCCTGCCCCCGTTCAAAGACTATCTGGAATACGAGCGCTCGCACAGGGGAGACGCCTCCGACGCTTCCGAACGCGCCTACTGGCGCGAACAACTCGCGCGTAAGGTGGAGCCAATCAACCTCTACGGCAAAACGATCGTCCGGCAACTGGGCACCGTCAGCAAGGTGCGGCACAATCTCGGCATCGAACGAACCTTGCGCATCAAAGCCCTCGCCGAACAGGACCCCGTCGCTGCCAAGACACAGCACGCGGCGGTGTTCAACGTGTTTGCGGCGGCGCTTGTTGCCTACCTGCATCGCCTCAGCGGAAGCAGACGGATATCGATCGGCATGCCGTTCCACAACCGCCGCAGCGGTGCTCAGAAGATGACACCAGGCATCTTTATCGGGGTTTTGCCCCTTACGGTGGATATTGACGACGACGACACCCTTCAGTCGCTGGTTGCCAAAGTCGGCGAGCAAGCGGCCGCCTCGCTGAAGAATAGCCGGTACTACTTCCATAACCTCATGCACATGCACGCGCAGGATGTTCTGCTGAACTTCCTGGCCTTCAACATGCCCGAATTCGCCGGAACGGCATCGGAAGTGCGCTGGATTCAGTCCGGCTATGGAACGGAACCTCTGACGCTGAGCGTCTTTGAGAATCCCGTGAACGAGAGTTTCGGAATTGGCTTCGATTTCAATCGGGCCTATTTTGATGACGCCCTACAGACTCTCGCCATTCGTCACATCGACAATGTCCTGGATGCGATGATCGCGAATCCGGAATTGGCGGTCTCCCAAGTCTCGCTGGTGGGAGAAGACGAACTTCGTCGTCTCGTTGTGGAGTTCAATGATACGGCCGTCGGCCTGCCCTTGGACCGTACCGTGGTCGGTCTGTTCGAAGAAACGGCAGCCAAGCATCCCGATGCCATCGCCCTACTGTATGGCGAAGAACGGACGACGTACGCGGAGTTGAACGAGCGCGCCAATCGCCTCGCTCATTATCTCCGAACTCTTGGAGTCACTTCTGAAACGGTCGTTGGATTGTGTGTGGAGCGTTCGACCGAGATGATTGTGGGAATACTGGGCATCATGAAGGCGGGCGGCGCCTACGTGCCCATGGACCCCAGCTATCCCCACGAACGCTTGAAGTTCTTCCTCGACGACACAAAGACTCCGGTACTTGTCACCCAGAGCGGAATTCTGTCGGCCCTGCCCAAGAGCGGAGCCCGCGTGGTGTGCATCGATTCGGATTGGGCTGCAATTGCGCAATGCGATGGTCGAAATCCGGAGCCCGGCGCGTCTTCAACGAATCTTGCATACGTTATCTATACCTCGGGTTCCACGGGCCTCCCCAAGGGCGTGATGATCGAACATCGCGGCCTAACAAACATGGCTCTGAATGCACGCGACCTCGCGAAACTCAGCGTCGGCGACCGCGTGCTGCAGTTCGCTTCGATGAGTTTCGACGCGTCGGCGATGGAGATTTTCCCCACACTCTGCGCCGGAAGCACTTTGTGCCTCGCCAGCAAAGAGACGGTCACCTCGTCTCGCGAATTGCGCGGCCTGCTTCAGCAACACAATGTGAACGTGGTCTTGCTGACTCCGTCGTATCTGAAGACCTTGTCGCCGGAAGATTTGCCCGATTTGAAGACGGTTATCGTCGGCGGAGAAGCCTGTCCGCCTGCACTGGCCGCGCAATGGGCTGCCAGCCGCCGCTTCATCAACGCATACGGTCCGACGGAGACATCCGTTTACGTGACCGCGGCACAGTACGACGGCGACGGCACGGAAGCGCCCGCCATTGGCAAGCCAATTGCCAATATGCAGGTATTTGTATTGGACGACCGCATGCGGCCCGCCCCATTTGGCGTCGCCGGTGAACTCTATATCGGCGGCGTGGGATTGGCCCGCGGCTATCTGAACCGCCCTGAACTCACCGAAGATCGGTTTGTGCCCAACCCGTTCGCGCAGATCCCCGGCGAGCGCCTCTACAGAACAGGCGACATCGTACGGTACCGCATGGACGGTAACCTAGAGTTTATCGGGCGAACCGATCATCAAGTGAAGATTCGCGGGTACCGCATCGAACTCGGCGAGATCGAATCGGTCTTGCAGGATCATCCGGATGTCGCCGAAACGGTGGTCATGGCGCGCGAAGACGTTCCGCAAGACCGTCAACTGGTCGCGTACATCGTTCCGCGCGAACGCAACAAGTCGTTCAATGGCGAACTGAAATCGCAGCTTAAGAAACTGCTGCCTGAGTACATGATTCCATCCGCGTTCGTCGTGCTTGACGAACTCCCGATGACCCCCAATGGCAAGGTGGACTTAAAAGCCCTGCCGCAGCCGGAACGCGAAGACCGAAATATGCGTGGCCCGGTTGTGCTCCCGCGCGATGCGGTCGAACTGGAACTCGTGCACATTTGGGAGCAGGTATTCGATGTCCGGCCTATTGGAGTCACGGACAACTTCTTCGATCTGGGCGGTCATTCACTGTCCGCCGTGTATCTGATGGATCAGATCCTTCAGAAGTTCGACCGTCTTGTCCCTCCGACGGCTCTCTTCGAATCGCCAACAATCGAGCAGATGGCGGCCGTGCTGCGCAATCAGGCCACCGACGAACCGGTTCCCGTAATTGTGCCGATTCAACCGCGCGGTTCGAAACCACCGTTCTTCTGCGTGCATCCTGCTCCGGGCACCGTGTTCTGCTACATGGCCTTGGCCAAGCACATGGGCGAAGACCGCCCCTTCTATGGCATACAAGCGCCCAGTGTCAACGGCGCGCGCGTTGTGTTCGATTCCATCGAGGAGACGGCGCGGCACTACGTGAGCGCGGTTAGGGCAGTGCAGCCCGAAGGTCCCTACTACTTGGGCGGCCACTCTTCCGGTGGTGTCGTCGCGCTCGAACTTGCGCGTCTGCTTAAGGCTGAAGGCTGCGAAGTCGGCGCAGTTGTGCTGTTGGACAGCATTGCCCCGCTGCCCGCCCAGAAGGCAGCGCAGGTCTATTCAGCATGTCAGGCTACTGCCGACGATGCATTCTGGCTGGCGTGCGTTCTCATGCTGGTTGAATTCTTCTTCCAGACACGTTTTGACATTTCGTACTCGACGCTCAAGCGCCTGCCTGTTGACGAACAATACGAGGCCGTGTTGGATTCGTTGAAGAAGGTTGGGTTTGTGCCTCCGAATTCGGGCCCCGGAGCCATTCACGGTCTGGTGGAAAACGTCAAGATGACGAGCAACGCCGCCGTCAAATATGCCCCGCCGGTGTTCGACGGCAAAGTGGTATTCGTACACACGCGCGAGCTCTTCACTTCGATTCCGCGCGGAGCCAAGCAGCACACAATAGTCATGTTCTGGCGGGCCTTACGCCAGAATTGGCGCGCCGTTTTGGGCGGCTTGCCTTATGTTTGGGCGGATTCCTTCTCGCTGGCGCGCCGTTCAGGTCTGTTGCGTCGTCTTTTCGGAGATCCGACGCTCGGCTGGAAGCGATATTCTACGCAACCCGTCGATGTGGCCTCAGCACCGGGCAACCATATCACGATGCTTATAGATCCCAACGCCAAAGAACTTGCAATCCAGGTCCGGGCAGCGCTGGACGCTCTTTCGCCGGCTCAACCTCGAAGGGCCGTGCGCGAGCGAGAGGCCAACATTCACGCCTGA
- a CDS encoding glycosyltransferase family 4 protein: protein MRVLHLFSNAKWTGPAEPALNLCLSLRKLGVDADFACPPLPEGVPHTMVETARDRGIEPILRFRMGKHRHPLRNLLDSMALGRYLQANRYDLLHCHLDNDHRIARWPAQSLGIPIIRSSYEGEGFRSPKRQRRLVFSAARILEPSQVALAHDLETFGYPERSMQVVPGAVDVERFDPAREVPDGRRWLGIPPDAFVIGIVARMQTHRRYEDFFRAIRMLVDAGKNAHAIVVGRGTNQETVGKQPVRELNLTDRVHFPGYVSGENYVGMLKAFSVKVFLVPGSDGTCRAVREAMAMGKPAIVANRGMLREIVDDGVNGFVYDGGPDSLYACLSSLCDDRAKEREMGRAARKCAIDRYSLDVQARQVLDIYETVLSERQTGLPG from the coding sequence ATGAGGGTACTTCACCTTTTCAGCAACGCGAAATGGACTGGACCGGCCGAACCCGCACTGAACCTATGCCTGTCCTTGCGTAAGCTCGGCGTGGACGCCGATTTCGCCTGTCCCCCTCTGCCGGAAGGCGTGCCCCATACCATGGTGGAAACGGCTCGCGACCGCGGAATTGAGCCTATACTCCGGTTCCGCATGGGGAAACACAGGCACCCCCTCAGGAACCTACTCGATAGCATGGCTCTCGGAAGGTATCTGCAGGCAAACCGCTACGACCTTCTTCACTGCCATCTCGACAACGACCACCGGATTGCCCGATGGCCCGCTCAGTCACTTGGCATACCGATTATCCGCTCCAGTTACGAGGGCGAGGGTTTTCGGTCTCCCAAGCGCCAGCGACGCCTCGTCTTTTCCGCGGCCAGAATCCTGGAGCCTTCGCAAGTTGCGCTGGCACATGACCTTGAAACCTTCGGGTATCCCGAACGGTCTATGCAAGTAGTTCCAGGTGCGGTTGATGTGGAGCGTTTCGATCCGGCTCGTGAAGTCCCCGACGGACGCCGATGGCTGGGTATTCCGCCGGATGCGTTCGTAATAGGAATTGTCGCCCGGATGCAGACTCATCGGCGGTATGAAGACTTTTTTCGTGCAATTCGTATGCTTGTCGATGCAGGGAAGAATGCCCACGCTATCGTCGTCGGGCGAGGCACGAATCAGGAAACGGTTGGAAAGCAACCGGTCCGTGAATTGAATCTGACGGATCGCGTCCATTTCCCTGGATATGTGTCCGGCGAAAACTATGTGGGCATGCTCAAAGCGTTTAGTGTTAAGGTCTTCCTGGTACCCGGAAGCGACGGGACCTGCCGCGCGGTGCGCGAGGCAATGGCCATGGGAAAACCTGCCATCGTCGCCAACCGGGGGATGCTGCGGGAAATCGTGGATGACGGCGTCAACGGTTTTGTCTATGACGGAGGCCCGGATTCCCTGTATGCTTGTCTGTCGAGCCTGTGTGACGACCGGGCCAAGGAACGAGAAATGGGACGGGCGGCGAGGAAATGCGCTATTGACCGCTACTCCCTCGACGTGCAGGCAAGGCAAGTTCTTGATATCTATGAGACAGTTCTTTCAGAGCGTCAAACTGGACTGCCAGGATGA
- the smc gene encoding chromosome segregation protein SMC, whose product MYFKQLELIGFKSFADRTILKLDPGVTAVVGPNGCGKSNILDSLRWVLGEQRAKELRGSNMQDIVFNGSENRHPLGMAEVSVTFDNSDSSLPVDFSEVQITRRIYRSGESEYFINKAACRLKDIHELFMDTGIGTQAYSMIGQGKMDMILSSKPEDRRFIFEEAAGIIKYKNRKRLAVRRLESAEQNLLRLGDIIAEVERQMRSLKRQVNAAIRYRELSDQLREIEIRAAWLEFVRLTSEIEILKHQFADSTDRYEKVSTRISGLEARHEEVNLNRLEVERVRLARQQGVYEIESEMEKIERQIALQRQQIEYCGEKIEAAAQEKEALIQRAAALDEQVANTGSQAGEVGSAIEGSNSEIAQKIEAHAQTAAEVADLEARLEAMRARHTERVTDRARAQTALEKLHETIEGVDRQLSSIYERQRTVASRHEELLASLETARRAESEKQQALAALEHDREQTVTARQRDTDVLRDVDEQWRTSREEKSSLEARLNSLRELRDNYEGFAIGVRAVMKAASKNMMDVRDIIGPVGDLLSSDKEYEQAIEAALGGNINNVVVENAEAAKSAIEFLKRTGAGRVTFLPLDTVRGHGRADRGDSNAPYDDGKPGVVGQAIDFVRYEARLQHVVEYLLHNTIIVNTLDDAIRITRSCANHPRLVTLDGEVVSSAGAVTGGRTKHESRGLLGRSAEIGELEKRVAYAEKKIVELAERRKTTTENIARYAEEISAIDGRLKTCRQELNVISVDHARQAAELDSMVQSGQALDRERDELRARRDQLDSERQEALARADASINDDELLQQELAEAQDAASHARQRLSVLTSELSDIRLKQAGLAQRLEEIEREKQRLLRERADAMSEAERRDGIIEQLNQERTDIEQNIALHVERSVALSETREEASKKAVDAQNQLQTLLDESETIEKELKHLREEARASQSEVHRTELALRQNEDRVGFFQERIISEYNVALASLTEEQVGTDEYDADTRTNLVNEIRGKLQRMGEVNLMAIEEYEALEQRHAFLLAQSQDLHQAKDALLGVIERSDKRIREMFLDTFNRIAENFSAFFRRLFNGGQARVYLLNEDDPLESGIEIEARPPGKKPTSISLLSGGESAMTAVALLFSIFKAKPSPFCVLDEVDAPLDDANIGRFLGIIDEFTDQSQFIVITHNKQTMAKANALYGVTMQERGVSQLVSVKMNGV is encoded by the coding sequence ATGTACTTTAAGCAGCTCGAGCTGATTGGCTTTAAGTCTTTTGCGGATCGGACCATCTTGAAACTCGATCCCGGCGTTACCGCCGTGGTCGGACCGAACGGGTGCGGCAAAAGCAACATTCTCGATTCCCTACGATGGGTGCTGGGGGAACAGCGCGCAAAAGAACTGCGCGGTTCCAACATGCAGGACATCGTTTTCAATGGAAGCGAGAACCGGCATCCTTTGGGCATGGCCGAAGTCTCGGTCACTTTCGACAACTCGGATTCGAGCCTTCCAGTGGACTTCTCCGAAGTCCAGATTACCCGGCGCATCTATCGCTCCGGCGAAAGCGAATACTTCATCAATAAGGCCGCGTGCCGCCTGAAAGACATCCATGAACTCTTCATGGATACCGGTATCGGCACGCAGGCCTACTCGATGATCGGCCAGGGCAAGATGGACATGATCCTGAGCTCAAAGCCGGAAGACAGACGGTTCATCTTCGAGGAAGCCGCGGGGATCATCAAATACAAGAACCGCAAGCGCCTGGCCGTTCGCCGCTTGGAGTCCGCCGAACAAAACTTGCTCCGCTTGGGCGATATCATCGCCGAAGTGGAACGTCAGATGCGTTCGCTGAAACGTCAAGTCAACGCGGCGATTCGGTACCGCGAACTGAGCGATCAACTCCGCGAGATCGAAATTCGAGCGGCGTGGCTCGAGTTCGTCCGCCTTACCTCCGAGATCGAAATTCTCAAGCACCAGTTTGCCGATTCAACAGACCGCTACGAGAAAGTCTCAACTCGTATCTCGGGTCTTGAGGCGCGCCACGAAGAAGTCAACCTGAACCGTCTGGAAGTCGAACGCGTACGGCTCGCCCGCCAGCAGGGCGTCTACGAGATTGAATCCGAGATGGAGAAGATCGAGCGCCAGATTGCGCTTCAGCGCCAACAGATCGAGTACTGCGGCGAGAAGATCGAAGCGGCGGCGCAAGAAAAGGAAGCCCTCATTCAACGGGCTGCTGCGCTCGACGAGCAAGTCGCCAATACCGGCAGCCAGGCGGGCGAAGTCGGCTCGGCAATAGAAGGATCGAATAGCGAAATCGCCCAAAAGATTGAAGCCCACGCGCAGACCGCCGCTGAAGTTGCCGATTTGGAGGCGCGCCTGGAGGCGATGCGCGCGCGGCATACCGAGCGCGTGACGGATCGCGCCCGCGCACAAACGGCGCTCGAAAAGCTGCACGAGACTATCGAAGGCGTCGATCGACAGCTTTCGTCAATCTACGAACGTCAACGCACGGTGGCTTCGCGTCACGAGGAACTGCTTGCCTCATTGGAAACGGCCCGTCGCGCGGAATCCGAAAAACAACAGGCGTTGGCGGCGTTGGAGCATGACCGTGAACAGACGGTCACTGCCAGACAGCGCGACACCGATGTGCTGCGTGACGTAGACGAACAGTGGCGCACCAGTCGCGAAGAAAAGAGCAGCCTTGAAGCCCGCCTGAATTCGTTGCGCGAACTGCGCGACAACTACGAAGGCTTCGCCATCGGCGTGCGCGCCGTGATGAAGGCCGCCTCCAAGAACATGATGGACGTTCGGGACATTATCGGTCCCGTGGGTGACCTCCTATCGTCCGATAAGGAGTATGAGCAGGCCATCGAAGCTGCGCTCGGCGGCAACATTAACAATGTTGTCGTCGAAAATGCCGAAGCGGCAAAAAGCGCCATCGAGTTCCTCAAACGCACCGGCGCGGGACGCGTCACGTTCCTGCCTTTGGACACGGTGCGTGGGCATGGCCGCGCCGATCGAGGCGATTCCAATGCACCTTATGACGACGGCAAGCCCGGTGTCGTGGGTCAGGCCATCGATTTCGTGCGCTACGAGGCGCGCTTGCAGCACGTTGTTGAATACCTGCTGCACAACACCATTATCGTGAATACCCTCGATGACGCCATCCGTATCACGCGTTCCTGTGCAAACCATCCTCGATTGGTGACGTTGGACGGCGAAGTTGTGTCGTCGGCGGGTGCTGTCACGGGCGGACGTACCAAGCACGAGAGCCGCGGGTTGTTGGGCCGCAGCGCGGAAATCGGCGAGCTCGAGAAGCGCGTTGCGTATGCGGAAAAGAAGATCGTTGAACTGGCGGAGCGCCGCAAGACAACGACCGAAAACATCGCCCGCTATGCGGAGGAAATCTCGGCAATTGACGGCCGCTTGAAGACGTGCAGGCAGGAACTGAACGTGATTTCTGTTGACCATGCGCGGCAGGCCGCCGAGTTGGACAGCATGGTGCAAAGCGGCCAGGCGCTTGACCGTGAGCGCGACGAACTCCGCGCGCGGCGCGATCAACTTGATTCGGAACGCCAGGAAGCGCTTGCGCGAGCGGACGCATCGATTAACGACGATGAATTGCTGCAGCAGGAACTCGCCGAAGCGCAGGACGCTGCCTCCCACGCGCGGCAGCGGCTCAGCGTGCTCACGAGTGAATTGTCGGACATCCGCTTGAAGCAGGCAGGACTGGCTCAACGTCTCGAAGAGATTGAGCGCGAAAAGCAGCGGCTGCTGCGGGAACGCGCAGATGCTATGTCCGAAGCAGAACGCCGCGACGGCATCATCGAGCAGTTGAACCAAGAGCGAACCGACATCGAGCAAAACATCGCCTTGCACGTCGAACGCTCCGTTGCGTTGTCGGAGACGCGCGAAGAAGCGAGCAAGAAGGCCGTAGACGCCCAGAACCAACTGCAAACCCTCCTCGACGAAAGCGAGACCATCGAGAAGGAACTGAAGCATTTGCGCGAAGAAGCGCGCGCCTCGCAGTCGGAAGTCCACCGTACCGAATTGGCGCTGCGCCAGAACGAGGACCGTGTCGGTTTCTTCCAGGAACGCATCATTTCCGAATACAACGTTGCCCTGGCGTCGCTGACCGAGGAACAGGTCGGAACCGACGAGTACGACGCCGATACGCGAACAAACCTCGTGAACGAGATTCGCGGCAAACTCCAGCGCATGGGCGAAGTGAATCTCATGGCCATCGAAGAATACGAAGCCCTGGAACAGCGCCACGCATTCCTCTTGGCCCAATCCCAAGACCTCCATCAGGCCAAGGATGCATTGCTCGGCGTCATCGAGCGGAGCGACAAACGAATTCGCGAAATGTTCCTCGATACATTCAACCGAATCGCGGAGAACTTCAGCGCGTTCTTCCGCCGGTTGTTCAATGGCGGGCAGGCGCGCGTCTATCTTCTGAACGAAGACGATCCGCTTGAGTCAGGCATCGAAATCGAAGCCCGGCCTCCCGGCAAAAAGCCGACTTCCATCTCGCTGTTGTCGGGCGGTGAGAGCGCGATGACGGCCGTGGCATTGCTGTTCAGTATTTTTAAAGCAAAGCCCAGCCCGTTCTGCGTGCTCGACGAGGTCGATGCCCCGCTGGACGACGCCAACATCGGACGGTTCCTGGGTATCATCGATGAATTCACGGACCAGAGCCAGTTCATCGTGATTACGCACAACAAGCAGACAATGGCCAAGGCCAATGCGCTCTACGGCGTTACGATGCAAGAGCGGGGCGTGTCCCAATTGGTCAGCGTCAAAATGAATGGCGTGTAG